The following proteins come from a genomic window of Candidatus Bostrichicola ureolyticus:
- a CDS encoding DUF3341 domain-containing protein translates to MNNIIYGLYDDDNMLLKGINFLIKKNISIYEVYTPFPIHGLNEILSFKTKNLSILTFIYGLIGTIIGSLITWYTMNYDWPQNIGGKPELWLLNLPSYIPIIFEITIFCAANFICITYFIFCKIFPGANNTNPDPRTTDDKFMIEIRTNKNIEEYITVLKNSGAIEISVK, encoded by the coding sequence ATGAATAATATTATTTATGGATTATATGACGATGATAATATGTTATTAAAAGGAATTAATTTTTTAATTAAAAAAAATATATCAATATATGAAGTCTATACTCCTTTTCCAATACATGGATTAAATGAAATTTTATCATTTAAAACAAAAAATTTATCAATTTTAACATTTATTTATGGTTTAATAGGCACTATTATTGGAAGTTTAATAACATGGTATACTATGAATTATGATTGGCCTCAAAACATTGGAGGAAAACCTGAATTATGGTTACTTAATTTACCTTCTTATATACCTATAATATTTGAAATTACTATATTTTGTGCAGCTAATTTTATATGTATTACATATTTTATATTTTGTAAAATTTTTCCAGGTGCTAATAATACAAATCCTGATCCACGTACAACTGATGATAAATTTATGATAGAAATACGTACCAATAAAAATATTGAAGAATATATAACTGTTTTAAAAAACAGTGGTGCTATAGAAATTAGTGTAAAATGA
- a CDS encoding c-type cytochrome, giving the protein MDGGCKKKYHFFISLLTFIIFFLSYNIYYAEKPIEKPIEKPIEKPIEKPIEKPIEKPIEKPIEKPIEKPIEKPIEGNYENGEKLFKKHCTACHSLNQELIGPALAGVTKRRNINWLKKWIKDNKSLIKSGDKDAIAIYEKYNKIEMSAFPQLSNQDINDIIFFIEKNSSTPSTTSTTSTTTTTTSTPSTSTPYTTPSTQRTNNVLTIELFILIIIIFFIFLRIRTIYYLINVSKEPKKNVIKKIYTYFFFLKRNAYFFGYVSICIIILLSLYFILNFSMNIDVNKGYQPIQPIHFSHKIHTGINKIDCKYCHSSSQYGKVAGIPSVNLCMNCHNTITEYNGNYIAKNKNKEFYTKEIQKIYKAIGWNPKTREYYDNIEPIQWIRIHNMPDFVYFDHSQHVIIAEEIIKKHKSVDIVCKACHGEVEKMDEIFMANDFTMKWCISCHRTIEIVNNTYNINYFKELINKQIQNKKPNVSNIGGIDCGKCHY; this is encoded by the coding sequence GTGGATGGTGGATGTAAAAAAAAATATCATTTCTTTATTTCTTTATTAACATTTATTATATTTTTTTTATCATATAATATTTACTATGCAGAAAAACCTATAGAAAAACCTATAGAAAAACCTATAGAAAAACCTATAGAAAAACCTATAGAAAAACCTATAGAAAAACCTATAGAAAAACCTATAGAAAAACCTATAGAAAAACCTATAGAAAAACCTATAGAAGGAAATTATGAAAATGGTGAAAAACTTTTTAAAAAACATTGTACTGCTTGTCATTCTTTAAATCAAGAATTAATAGGACCTGCTCTAGCTGGAGTTACTAAAAGGAGAAATATAAATTGGTTAAAAAAATGGATTAAAGATAATAAATCTCTTATAAAAAGTGGTGATAAAGATGCTATAGCTATTTATGAAAAATATAATAAAATAGAAATGAGTGCATTTCCACAACTATCTAATCAAGATATTAATGATATTATTTTTTTTATAGAAAAAAATTCTTCTACTCCTTCTACTACTTCTACTACTTCTACTACTACTACTACTACTTCTACTCCTTCTACTTCTACTCCTTATACTACTCCTTCTACCCAAAGAACTAATAATGTTTTAACAATCGAATTATTTATATTAATAATAATTATATTTTTTATCTTTCTAAGAATACGGACAATTTATTATTTAATAAATGTATCAAAAGAACCAAAAAAAAATGTAATTAAAAAAATATATACATATTTCTTTTTCTTAAAAAGAAATGCATATTTTTTTGGATATGTTTCTATATGCATAATAATTCTATTATCTCTTTATTTTATATTAAATTTTTCAATGAATATTGATGTTAATAAAGGTTATCAACCTATACAACCTATTCATTTTTCTCATAAAATTCATACTGGAATTAATAAAATTGATTGTAAATATTGTCATTCTAGTTCCCAATATGGAAAAGTTGCAGGAATTCCTTCTGTCAATTTATGTATGAATTGTCATAATACAATTACTGAATATAATGGCAATTATATTGCTAAAAATAAAAACAAAGAATTTTATACTAAAGAAATTCAAAAAATATATAAAGCAATAGGTTGGAATCCAAAAACTAGAGAATATTATGATAATATTGAACCTATACAATGGATTCGTATTCATAATATGCCCGATTTTGTTTATTTTGATCATTCTCAACATGTTATTATAGCAGAAGAAATTATTAAAAAACATAAATCTGTAGATATAGTCTGTAAAGCTTGTCATGGTGAAGTAGAAAAAATGGATGAAATTTTTATGGCTAATGATTTTACTATGAAATGGTGCATTTCATGTCATCGGACTATAGAAATAGTTAATAATACATATAATATTAATTATTTTAAAGAATTAATTAACAAACAAATACAAAATAAAAAACCTAATGTTAGCAATATAGGTGGTATTGATTGTGGAAAATGTCATTATTAA
- the nrfD gene encoding polysulfide reductase NrfD, which yields MSSNHRNELIIGSKTYSNLTKDILYPLETKSGKLWWIAFIIASLATLLGLACITYTIITGIGVWGLNRTINWAWDITNFVWWIGIGHAGTLISAVLLLFRQKWRLSINRSAEAMTIFAVIQAGLFPLIHMGRPFEAYWVFPIPNQLGSLWPNFNSPLLWDVFAISTYFSVSFIFWFIGLIPDFAMIRDRTQNIIKKKIYGILSFGWSGTAKQWCMFEEISLILAGLCTPLVFSVHTIVSFDFATSIIKGWHSTIFPPYFVAGAIFSGFAMVQTLLGVARKVLHLESYITIKHIENMNIIIMVTGGIVSLAYISEFIMSWYSGSIFEDFTYLSPGAATGPFFWAFWSLIICNILIPQLLWFKKIRRSFLWSYVISIFINIGMWFERFDIIVLNLSHDYLPSSWTGFLPSFVDIGIFIGTIGLFFVLYLLYTRTFPIIAQSELKTILKSQTDNE from the coding sequence ATGTCCTCTAATCATAGAAATGAATTAATTATAGGTTCAAAAACATACAGTAATCTTACAAAAGATATTTTATATCCTCTAGAAACTAAATCAGGTAAATTATGGTGGATAGCTTTTATTATAGCCAGTTTAGCTACCTTATTAGGTCTAGCATGTATAACATATACTATTATTACAGGAATTGGTGTATGGGGATTAAATCGTACAATAAATTGGGCTTGGGATATTACTAATTTTGTATGGTGGATAGGTATAGGTCATGCTGGAACATTAATTTCTGCAGTATTATTATTATTCCGTCAAAAATGGAGATTATCTATTAATCGTTCAGCAGAAGCTATGACAATTTTTGCAGTTATTCAAGCTGGATTATTTCCTCTAATTCATATGGGTAGACCTTTTGAGGCATATTGGGTCTTTCCAATTCCTAATCAATTAGGTTCACTTTGGCCTAATTTTAATTCTCCATTATTATGGGATGTATTTGCAATAAGTACATATTTTTCAGTATCTTTTATTTTTTGGTTTATAGGACTTATACCCGATTTTGCTATGATTAGAGATCGTACACAAAATATTATAAAAAAAAAAATATATGGTATATTAAGTTTTGGTTGGAGTGGAACAGCTAAACAGTGGTGTATGTTTGAAGAAATTTCTTTAATACTCGCAGGATTATGTACACCATTAGTATTTTCTGTACATACTATTGTATCTTTTGATTTTGCAACTTCAATTATCAAAGGATGGCATAGTACAATATTTCCTCCTTATTTTGTAGCTGGAGCTATTTTTTCAGGTTTTGCTATGGTACAAACGCTTTTAGGTGTAGCACGTAAAGTTTTACATCTTGAATCTTATATAACAATAAAACATATAGAAAATATGAATATTATTATTATGGTAACGGGAGGCATTGTTTCTTTAGCTTATATATCAGAATTTATTATGTCTTGGTATTCTGGAAGTATTTTTGAAGATTTTACTTATTTGTCTCCTGGAGCAGCTACAGGACCATTTTTTTGGGCTTTTTGGTCTCTTATTATATGTAATATATTAATCCCTCAACTTTTATGGTTCAAAAAAATAAGAAGAAGTTTTTTATGGTCATATGTTATTTCTATATTTATAAATATAGGTATGTGGTTTGAACGTTTTGATATTATTGTTTTAAATTTAAGTCATGATTATCTTCCATCTTCTTGGACTGGTTTTTTACCTTCTTTTGTTGATATTGGAATATTTATTGGTACTATAGGATTATTTTTTGTATTATATCTTTTATATACACGTACATTTCCAATAATAGCACAATCTGAATTAAAAACAATTTTAAAATCTCAAACAGATAATGAATAA
- a CDS encoding ribonuclease P protein component yields MYCYIKKKLEFNIKNFKYKYIIKYQFINSINNKKNYNKLITISVSKLNLKKAVSRNRIKRLIKASLLNNTLIKNLIYKYNNIIIIYIDNKIPPFNIINQCITDIIYLLLYIN; encoded by the coding sequence ATGTATTGTTACATTAAAAAAAAATTAGAGTTTAATATAAAAAATTTTAAATATAAATATATTATAAAATACCAATTTATAAACTCAATAAATAATAAAAAAAATTATAATAAACTTATAACAATATCTGTTTCAAAACTAAATTTAAAAAAAGCAGTCTCTAGAAATAGAATTAAAAGATTAATAAAAGCATCATTATTAAATAATACATTAATTAAAAATTTAATATATAAATATAATAACATTATAATTATTTACATAGATAATAAAATTCCACCATTTAATATAATTAATCAATGTATAACAGATATTATATATTTATTATTATATATTAATTAA
- a CDS encoding 4Fe-4S dicluster domain-containing protein produces the protein MNKQSKDNSKSFFNQKISRRDFLKIMGFTTAAATLSACKGPVIRSIPYVIKPERIIPGIPTYYASTMFDGFDLCSVLVKTREGRPIKIESNMMSKYFNTTSARIQASLLSLYDDERLKEPYINNKKVSWNDIDEYVMKRLKYNSKNGKQIIILSSSLPSPSTKKLINDFSKVYKTTKLVIYDAFSYSYILDATKEIMGVRAIPYYDINKIKLIVSFDADFLGDFSPQNMQKDYAKNRIPGINMMRHIQIESNMSLSGANADTRISMKPSEIKKILIEVFHILNGKKSKNKIANDIALEIKNKGSNTVILADGSQEIYALSLIINLKIKSKALSYKKFILTKESDNILFNQFINDLKKGNIGALLLYNVNPVYSFPSILKLENYLKKIDLSISFAMKEDETSKLMKVWAPTHHWLESWGDTNPMTGIYTLIQPTIQSLFNTRQFQDSLIIWKNNKSYNPSKDNKNNPADISIGYKKYNNKYINNYYDYLRNFWEQNILSKSDIKSFNRALFNGVIHTNETSNKYHNKYNKLNFKNYNKENNNNSFELRLYTKTSIGDGITQANNPFLQELPDPITRISWDNYLTISLKDAQKLGIKNWHIGNGGAINSNYVNIIVNGLKIKNIPIFIQPGQASGSVGLSLGYGHTKGKVATHSSGINAYLIYNNFNLIQNNIIIEKTEGIHEFASIQLQNTMVGRDDIIAKEIDLNTFLNFPKEIWNKEEKIDSFKGKIPIDEISLWKENDNKNGHHFNISVDLNACIGCGTCVIACNIENNVPVVGKNEIRNSRDMYWLRIDRYYSTTDKYLLEPENNPKVRFQPIMCQHCNHAPCETVCPVSATSHGQQGQNMMTYNRCVGTRYCANNCPYKVRRFNWFNYVENKQFDFYMNNDLGRMVLNPDVVVRTKGVMEKCSMCIQMTQETILKAKKENRIIKDGEFNTACSKACPTGAIYFGDINDDKSEIKKQLKNNRTYKLLDFLGTRPNVTYQVKIRNK, from the coding sequence ATGAATAAACAATCAAAAGATAATTCAAAATCTTTTTTTAATCAAAAAATATCACGTCGTGATTTTCTTAAAATTATGGGATTTACAACAGCTGCAGCTACTTTAAGTGCATGTAAAGGACCTGTAATTCGTTCTATTCCATATGTCATAAAACCTGAAAGAATTATTCCAGGTATTCCTACATATTATGCTTCTACTATGTTTGATGGATTTGATTTATGTAGTGTTTTAGTTAAAACCCGTGAAGGTAGACCCATTAAAATAGAATCAAATATGATGTCAAAATATTTCAATACTACTTCAGCAAGAATACAAGCTTCTTTACTTTCACTTTATGACGACGAACGATTAAAAGAACCTTATATTAATAATAAAAAAGTATCATGGAATGATATAGATGAATATGTAATGAAACGTCTTAAATATAATTCCAAAAATGGTAAACAAATAATAATTTTATCTTCATCATTACCTAGTCCATCAACTAAAAAATTAATTAATGACTTTTCAAAAGTTTATAAAACTACTAAACTTGTTATATACGATGCATTTTCTTATTCGTATATATTAGATGCTACTAAAGAAATTATGGGTGTTCGTGCAATCCCTTATTATGATATAAATAAAATTAAATTAATTGTATCTTTTGATGCTGATTTTTTAGGAGATTTTAGTCCTCAAAATATGCAAAAAGATTATGCAAAAAACAGAATACCGGGGATTAACATGATGCGTCATATACAAATTGAAAGTAATATGAGTTTATCTGGAGCTAATGCAGATACACGTATTTCTATGAAACCATCAGAAATAAAAAAAATATTAATAGAAGTATTTCATATACTTAATGGTAAAAAATCAAAAAATAAAATTGCTAATGATATTGCTTTAGAAATTAAAAATAAAGGATCTAATACTGTAATATTAGCTGATGGTAGTCAAGAAATTTATGCTTTATCATTAATTATTAATTTAAAAATTAAAAGCAAAGCTTTATCATATAAAAAATTTATTCTAACCAAAGAAAGTGATAATATTCTATTTAATCAATTTATTAATGATCTTAAAAAAGGAAATATTGGAGCTTTATTACTTTATAATGTAAATCCTGTATACAGTTTTCCAAGTATTTTAAAATTAGAAAATTATTTAAAAAAAATTGATCTAAGTATTTCTTTTGCTATGAAAGAAGATGAAACTTCTAAATTGATGAAAGTTTGGGCACCTACACATCATTGGTTAGAAAGTTGGGGAGATACTAATCCTATGACAGGAATATATACACTTATACAACCTACAATACAATCTTTATTTAATACTAGACAATTTCAAGATTCTTTGATTATATGGAAAAATAATAAATCTTATAATCCATCTAAAGATAATAAAAATAATCCAGCTGATATATCAATAGGATATAAAAAATATAATAATAAATATATCAACAATTATTATGATTATTTAAGAAATTTTTGGGAACAAAATATTTTATCTAAATCAGATATAAAATCATTTAATAGAGCTCTTTTTAATGGTGTAATTCATACTAATGAAACTTCTAATAAATATCATAATAAATATAATAAGTTAAATTTTAAAAATTATAATAAAGAAAATAATAATAATTCTTTTGAATTAAGATTATATACTAAAACTAGTATAGGAGATGGTATAACACAAGCTAATAATCCTTTTTTACAAGAATTACCCGATCCTATTACACGTATATCTTGGGATAATTATTTAACAATCTCATTAAAAGATGCTCAAAAATTAGGTATAAAAAATTGGCATATTGGTAATGGTGGGGCAATAAATAGTAATTATGTTAATATTATTGTTAATGGATTAAAAATAAAAAATATTCCAATATTTATTCAACCTGGACAAGCTTCAGGATCTGTTGGTCTATCTTTAGGATATGGACATACAAAAGGTAAAGTGGCAACACATAGTAGTGGAATTAATGCATATTTAATTTACAATAATTTTAATTTGATACAAAATAATATTATTATAGAAAAAACTGAAGGAATTCATGAATTTGCTAGTATACAATTGCAAAATACTATGGTTGGAAGAGATGATATAATAGCAAAAGAAATTGATTTAAATACTTTTTTAAATTTTCCTAAAGAAATATGGAATAAAGAAGAAAAAATTGATTCTTTTAAAGGTAAAATACCTATTGACGAAATTTCTTTATGGAAAGAAAATGATAATAAAAATGGTCATCATTTTAATATTTCTGTAGATTTAAATGCATGTATTGGTTGTGGAACTTGTGTAATAGCTTGTAATATTGAAAATAACGTACCTGTAGTAGGTAAAAATGAAATTAGAAATTCTCGTGATATGTATTGGTTACGTATTGATAGATATTATTCGACTACAGATAAATATTTACTAGAACCTGAAAATAATCCTAAAGTTCGTTTTCAACCAATTATGTGTCAACATTGTAATCATGCACCTTGTGAAACTGTTTGTCCTGTATCAGCTACATCACATGGACAACAAGGACAAAATATGATGACATATAATCGATGTGTAGGTACTCGTTACTGTGCCAATAATTGTCCATATAAAGTAAGACGTTTTAACTGGTTTAATTATGTAGAAAATAAACAATTTGATTTTTATATGAATAATGATTTAGGTAGGATGGTTTTAAATCCAGATGTAGTAGTCCGTACAAAAGGAGTAATGGAAAAATGTTCTATGTGTATACAAATGACACAAGAAACAATATTAAAAGCAAAAAAAGAAAATAGAATAATTAAAGATGGAGAATTTAATACAGCTTGTTCTAAAGCATGTCCTACTGGTGCTATATATTTTGGAGATATTAATGATGATAAAAGTGAAATAAAAAAACAATTAAAAAATAATAGAACATATAAATTATTAGATTTTTTAGGTACACGACCTAATGTTACTTATCAAGTAAAAATTAGAAATAAATAA
- a CDS encoding MarC family protein, producing the protein MEVIKSFIACFMILFSIIDIIGNAPIIMSFKSSGKIINTKKVIWVSFCIFLSFLLFGNNILTIIGIDVYSFSVAGSIVLFFIAVEMILGIELHKIKQSSQISIVPIAFPLIAGPGSITTLISLRNIFDIKIIIISLLLNIIIVYYVLEQSDFIAKKIGDSGLDLLKRIFGIILLAFSLKLFGDNIGELIKHKI; encoded by the coding sequence ATGGAAGTAATAAAATCATTTATTGCTTGTTTCATGATATTATTTAGCATAATAGATATTATAGGTAATGCTCCAATTATAATGAGTTTTAAATCTTCAGGAAAGATTATAAATACTAAAAAAGTAATATGGGTTTCTTTTTGTATTTTTTTATCTTTTTTATTATTTGGAAATAATATATTAACAATTATAGGTATTGATGTTTATTCTTTTTCAGTAGCTGGATCTATTGTATTATTTTTTATTGCTGTAGAAATGATTTTAGGTATTGAATTACATAAAATTAAACAAAGTTCTCAAATATCAATAGTACCTATTGCATTTCCATTAATAGCTGGACCAGGATCTATAACAACTTTAATTTCATTACGAAATATTTTTGATATAAAAATTATAATAATTTCTTTATTATTAAATATAATAATAGTTTATTATGTATTGGAACAATCTGATTTTATAGCAAAAAAAATAGGTGACAGTGGATTAGATTTATTAAAAAGAATATTTGGAATAATTTTATTAGCATTTTCTTTAAAACTTTTTGGAGATAATATTGGTGAATTAATAAAACATAAAATATAA
- a CDS encoding cytochrome c codes for MKHNLLLIVLLFFIISCNRDPKIVYMPDMYYSSAYEPYSDAIRPYKKSNNVFKKRITSLIPVPGTVPRNENGFLPYMLPNTKEGYEASKKITTSPIDPNIVNLKRGQEMYIIHCAICHGNDGNGEGFLVKKEKILGVPSYKYIDITIGSIYHVIMYGKNNMGSYASQLNTEDRWKIAIYVIELKKNLNK; via the coding sequence ATGAAACATAATTTATTATTAATAGTATTACTATTTTTTATTATTTCATGTAATAGAGATCCTAAAATTGTATATATGCCTGATATGTATTATTCTTCAGCTTATGAACCATATTCTGATGCTATAAGACCTTATAAAAAAAGTAATAATGTTTTTAAAAAAAGAATAACATCACTTATTCCTGTGCCTGGTACAGTCCCTAGAAATGAAAATGGATTTTTACCTTATATGTTACCCAATACTAAGGAAGGTTATGAAGCATCAAAAAAAATTACTACTTCTCCTATTGATCCTAATATAGTAAATTTAAAAAGAGGTCAAGAAATGTATATAATACATTGTGCTATATGTCATGGTAATGATGGTAATGGAGAAGGATTTTTAGTAAAAAAAGAAAAAATTCTAGGTGTACCTAGTTATAAGTATATTGATATAACTATAGGTAGTATATATCATGTTATTATGTATGGAAAAAATAATATGGGATCATATGCATCTCAATTAAATACAGAAGATCGTTGGAAAATAGCTATCTATGTAATAGAATTAAAAAAAAATTTAAATAAATAA